One region of Streptomyces leeuwenhoekii genomic DNA includes:
- a CDS encoding endonuclease/exonuclease/phosphatase family protein, with translation MPTTSSARLAALTVAAVCSAASTVVLSAPAHAQSVRVHDIQGTTRISPYAGQQVTDVTGIVTGVRSYGSSKGFWMQDPSPDADPATSEGVFVFTSSAPKAAVGDAVTVSGTVTEYVPGGTSSGNQSLTEITRPKVTVVSSGNPVPAAVTVDAASVPGRYAPDGDSAANGSVNGLPLRPDRYALDLYESLEGMNVRVADVRVVGATDPYTELWVTVKPDEHRNRRGGTVYGSYAAQNTGRLQIQSLGRAADFPEANVGDTLAGATAGPLDYNQYGGYTLVARELGTLESGGLQRETTRAQRRGELAVATYNVENLDPSDDTFAAHAEAIVRHLSSPDIVSLEEIQDNSGATDDGTVAADETVGRLIDAIVAAGGPRYDWRGVDPADGTDGGEPGGNIRQVFLFNPERVSFTDRPGGDATTATGVTEVRGKAALTVSPGRVAPADPAWENSRKPLAGEFVFRGRTVVVVANHFNSKGGDQGLTSQYQPPVRGSETQRHLQAKAVNTFVRQILDVQKNADVVVLGDINDFEFSATTRILEGDGELWSAVKSLPRSERYSYVYQGNSQALDQILVSPSIRRGDGVEYDSVHFNAEFHDQISDHDPQVLRFRP, from the coding sequence TTGCCGACCACGTCGTCCGCGCGGCTGGCCGCGCTCACCGTCGCCGCCGTGTGCTCCGCGGCGTCCACCGTCGTCCTGAGCGCACCCGCGCACGCCCAGTCGGTGCGCGTCCACGACATCCAGGGCACCACCCGCATATCCCCCTACGCCGGACAGCAGGTCACCGACGTGACCGGAATCGTCACCGGCGTGCGCTCCTACGGCTCCTCCAAGGGCTTCTGGATGCAGGACCCGTCCCCGGACGCCGACCCGGCCACCAGCGAAGGCGTGTTCGTCTTCACCTCCTCCGCCCCGAAGGCCGCCGTCGGCGACGCGGTCACCGTCTCCGGCACGGTGACGGAGTACGTCCCCGGCGGCACCTCCTCCGGGAACCAGTCGCTGACCGAGATCACCCGCCCCAAGGTCACCGTCGTCTCGAGCGGCAACCCGGTCCCGGCCGCGGTGACCGTCGACGCCGCCTCCGTGCCGGGCCGGTACGCGCCCGACGGCGACAGCGCCGCGAACGGCTCGGTCAACGGGCTGCCCCTGCGCCCCGACCGCTACGCGCTGGACCTCTACGAGTCCCTGGAGGGCATGAACGTCCGGGTCGCCGACGTCCGCGTGGTCGGCGCCACCGACCCGTACACCGAGCTGTGGGTGACGGTGAAGCCGGACGAGCACCGCAACCGGCGCGGCGGCACGGTCTACGGCTCGTACGCGGCGCAGAACACGGGCCGGCTGCAGATCCAGTCCCTCGGCCGGGCCGCGGACTTCCCCGAGGCGAACGTGGGCGACACCCTGGCCGGTGCCACCGCGGGCCCGCTGGACTACAACCAGTACGGCGGCTACACCCTGGTCGCCCGCGAACTCGGCACCCTGGAGAGCGGGGGCCTCCAGCGCGAGACCACGCGTGCGCAGCGGCGCGGCGAGCTGGCGGTGGCGACGTACAACGTCGAGAACCTCGACCCCTCCGACGACACCTTCGCGGCGCACGCCGAGGCCATCGTGCGCCACCTCTCCTCCCCCGACATCGTGTCCCTGGAGGAGATCCAGGACAACAGCGGCGCCACCGACGACGGCACGGTGGCCGCCGACGAGACGGTGGGCCGGCTGATCGACGCGATCGTCGCGGCGGGCGGTCCCCGCTACGACTGGCGCGGTGTCGACCCGGCCGACGGGACCGACGGCGGCGAGCCGGGCGGCAACATCCGCCAGGTGTTCCTGTTCAACCCCGAGCGGGTCTCCTTCACCGACCGCCCCGGCGGTGACGCGACCACCGCGACCGGGGTGACCGAGGTCCGCGGCAAGGCGGCCCTGACCGTCTCCCCCGGCCGCGTCGCCCCGGCCGACCCCGCCTGGGAGAACAGCCGCAAGCCGCTGGCCGGCGAGTTCGTCTTCCGCGGCCGGACGGTCGTCGTGGTCGCCAACCACTTCAACTCCAAGGGCGGCGACCAGGGTCTGACCTCCCAGTACCAGCCGCCGGTGCGCGGCTCGGAGACCCAGCGCCACCTCCAGGCGAAGGCCGTGAACACCTTCGTGCGGCAGATCCTCGACGTCCAGAAGAACGCGGACGTGGTCGTGCTCGGCGACATCAACGACTTCGAGTTCTCCGCGACCACGCGCATCCTGGAGGGCGACGGCGAGCTGTGGTCGGCGGTCAAGTCGCTGCCGAGGAGCGAGCGCTACTCGTACGTCTACCAGGGCAACAGCCAGGCCCTGGACCAGATCCTGGTCAGCCCGTCGATCCGGCGCGGCGACGGGGTGGAGTACGACAGCGTGCACTTCAACGCCGAGTTCCACGACCAGATCAGCGATCACGACCCGCAGGTGCTGCGGTTCCGGCCCTGA
- a CDS encoding non-heme iron oxygenase ferredoxin subunit — translation MTFVRACGLSELEEDTPKRVELDGTPVSLVQTGGEVFAIHDICSHANVSLSEGEVDDCHIECWLHGSRFDLRSGKPDSLPATRPVPVYPVKIEGDDVLVSLTQES, via the coding sequence ATGACCTTCGTACGCGCCTGTGGGCTGAGCGAGCTGGAGGAGGACACCCCGAAGCGGGTGGAACTCGACGGCACGCCCGTGTCCCTCGTGCAGACCGGGGGTGAGGTGTTCGCGATCCACGACATCTGCTCGCACGCGAACGTCTCGCTCTCGGAGGGCGAGGTCGACGACTGCCACATCGAGTGCTGGCTGCACGGCTCGCGCTTCGACCTGCGGTCCGGCAAGCCCGACAGTCTTCCGGCGACGCGCCCCGTCCCCGTATACCCCGTAAAGATCGAAGGGGACGACGTGCTCGTCTCCCTCACCCAGGAGTCCTGA
- a CDS encoding DMT family transporter has translation MGYLLLAGAIAAEVAGTTAMKYSEGFSRLWPSLLTLLGYVISFGLLAQTLKTLSVGTAYAIWSGVGTAAIATIGIVFLGEGMTLAKAAGIALIIVGVVVLNLGGAH, from the coding sequence ATGGGATACCTGCTGCTGGCCGGAGCCATCGCCGCCGAGGTCGCCGGGACCACCGCCATGAAGTACAGCGAGGGCTTCAGCAGGCTGTGGCCGTCGCTGCTGACGCTCCTCGGGTACGTGATCTCCTTCGGGCTGCTCGCGCAGACGCTCAAGACCCTCTCCGTCGGCACGGCCTACGCCATCTGGTCCGGCGTCGGCACCGCCGCCATCGCCACCATCGGCATCGTCTTCCTCGGTGAGGGGATGACCCTCGCCAAGGCCGCCGGCATCGCGCTGATCATCGTCGGCGTGGTGGTGCTCAACCTGGGCGGCGCGCACTGA
- the dapD gene encoding 2,3,4,5-tetrahydropyridine-2,6-dicarboxylate N-succinyltransferase, translating into MTDTTAPRTTGAVAAGLATIASDGTVLDTWFPAPELVDEPGPSGTERLSAEQAAQALGGGATAAIGPDARRGVEVVAVRTVIASLDDKPVDAHDVYLRLHLLSHRLVKPHGQSLDGIFAHLANVAWTSLGPVAVDDVEKVRLNARAEGLHLQVTSIDKFPRMTDYVVPKGVRIADADRVRLGAYLGEGTTVMHEGFVNFNAGTLGTSMVEGRISAGVVVGDGSDIGGGASTMGTLSGGGNVIISIGERCLVGAEAGVGIALGDECVVEAGLYVTAGTRVTMPDGQIVKARELSGASHILFRRNSVTGAVEARPNNAVWGGLNEVLHSHN; encoded by the coding sequence ATGACCGACACGACTGCTCCCCGTACCACCGGCGCCGTGGCCGCCGGCCTCGCCACGATCGCCTCCGACGGCACCGTCCTCGACACCTGGTTCCCCGCCCCCGAGCTGGTCGACGAGCCCGGCCCGTCCGGCACCGAGCGGCTCTCCGCCGAGCAGGCCGCTCAGGCACTGGGCGGCGGTGCGACCGCGGCGATCGGCCCGGACGCCCGCCGCGGCGTCGAGGTCGTCGCGGTCCGCACGGTCATCGCCTCCCTGGACGACAAGCCGGTCGACGCGCACGACGTCTACCTGCGCCTGCACCTGCTCTCCCACCGCCTGGTCAAGCCGCACGGCCAGAGCCTGGACGGCATCTTCGCCCACCTGGCCAACGTCGCCTGGACCTCGCTGGGCCCGGTCGCCGTCGACGACGTCGAGAAGGTGCGCCTCAACGCCCGCGCCGAGGGGCTGCACCTCCAGGTGACCTCCATCGACAAGTTCCCGCGGATGACCGACTACGTCGTCCCCAAGGGCGTGCGCATCGCCGACGCCGACCGGGTCCGCCTCGGCGCGTACCTCGGCGAGGGCACCACCGTCATGCACGAGGGCTTCGTCAACTTCAACGCGGGCACGCTCGGCACCTCCATGGTCGAGGGCCGCATCTCCGCGGGCGTCGTCGTCGGCGACGGCTCGGACATCGGCGGCGGCGCCTCCACCATGGGCACCCTGTCCGGCGGCGGCAACGTGATCATCTCCATCGGCGAGCGCTGCCTGGTCGGCGCCGAGGCGGGCGTCGGTATCGCCCTCGGCGACGAGTGCGTGGTCGAGGCCGGCCTGTACGTCACCGCCGGGACGCGCGTGACCATGCCCGACGGCCAGATCGTCAAGGCCCGCGAGCTGTCCGGCGCCTCCCACATCCTCTTCCGCCGCAACTCGGTCACGGGCGCGGTCGAGGCCCGCCCGAACAACGCGGTGTGGGGCGGGCTCAACGAGGTCCTGCACAGCCACAACTGA
- the sufC gene encoding Fe-S cluster assembly ATPase SufC: protein MATLEIRDLHVTVEADNATKEILKGVDLTVKQGETHAIMGPNGSGKSTLAYSLAGHPKYTITGGTVTLDGEDVIEMSVDERARAGLFLAMQYPVEVPGVSVSNFLRTSATAIRGEAPKLRTWVKEVKEAMERLNMDPAFAERNVNEGFSGGEKKRHEILQLELLKPKVAILDETDSGLDVDALRVVSEGVNRVRETGEVGTLLITHYTRILRYIKPDHVHVFANGRIVESGGPELADKLENEGYEAYVKGGASA from the coding sequence ATGGCAACGCTTGAAATCCGAGACCTGCACGTCACCGTCGAGGCCGACAACGCCACGAAGGAGATCCTCAAGGGCGTCGACCTCACCGTGAAGCAGGGCGAGACGCACGCCATCATGGGCCCCAACGGCTCGGGCAAGTCGACCCTCGCCTACTCGCTCGCGGGTCACCCCAAGTACACGATCACCGGCGGCACCGTCACCCTCGACGGCGAGGACGTCATCGAGATGTCCGTCGACGAGCGCGCCCGCGCCGGCCTGTTCCTGGCGATGCAGTACCCGGTCGAGGTCCCCGGCGTCTCCGTCTCCAACTTCCTGCGCACCTCCGCCACCGCCATCCGCGGCGAGGCCCCCAAGCTGCGCACCTGGGTGAAGGAGGTCAAGGAGGCCATGGAGCGCCTCAACATGGACCCCGCCTTCGCCGAGCGCAACGTCAACGAGGGCTTCTCCGGCGGTGAGAAGAAGCGCCACGAGATCCTCCAGCTCGAACTGCTCAAGCCGAAGGTCGCCATCCTCGACGAGACCGACTCCGGCCTGGACGTCGACGCGCTGCGCGTGGTGTCCGAGGGCGTCAACCGCGTGCGCGAGACCGGTGAGGTCGGCACCCTGCTGATCACCCACTACACGCGCATCCTGCGGTACATCAAGCCCGACCACGTCCACGTGTTCGCGAACGGCCGCATCGTCGAGTCCGGCGGTCCCGAGCTCGCCGACAAGCTGGAGAACGAGGGCTACGAGGCGTACGTGAAGGGTGGCGCATCCGCGTGA
- a CDS encoding metal-sulfur cluster assembly factor produces the protein MSETVEMKPASEEELREALMDVVDPELGIDVVNLGLIYGIHIDQEANIATVDMTLTSAACPLTDVIEDQAKSATDGLVNELRINWVWMPPWGPDKITDDGREQLRALGFNV, from the coding sequence ATGAGCGAGACCGTGGAGATGAAGCCGGCCTCGGAGGAGGAGCTCCGCGAGGCCCTGATGGACGTCGTCGACCCCGAGCTGGGCATCGACGTCGTCAACCTGGGCCTGATCTACGGCATCCACATCGACCAGGAGGCGAACATCGCCACGGTCGACATGACCCTGACCTCGGCGGCCTGCCCGCTGACCGATGTCATCGAGGACCAGGCCAAGTCCGCCACGGACGGCCTCGTCAACGAGCTGCGCATCAACTGGGTCTGGATGCCGCCGTGGGGCCCCGACAAGATCACGGACGACGGACGCGAGCAACTGCGGGCGCTCGGGTTCAACGTCTGA
- the dapA gene encoding 4-hydroxy-tetrahydrodipicolinate synthase has product MTMDRSLPPPFGRALCAMVTPFTETGALDPGGAARLADHLVTGGCDGLVLSGTTGESPTTTDAEKTALVRAVREAVGDRAAIVAGVGTSDTRHTVELARAAEKAGADGLLVVAPPYSRPPQDALEDHFRQIADASGLPLMLYDIPARTGTRIEPGTVLRLAEHPRIVAVKDCSHDLLGVQQVLSRTELAYYAGCDEHNLALYAIGAAGYVSTVANVAPAGLRRVLDVFDAGDTARAARLQRRATPLIGRMMAAGLPGTVTAKALLTALGLPAGPVRPPLRPAGRETADELLAVYEQFLHS; this is encoded by the coding sequence ATGACGATGGACCGCTCCCTGCCCCCGCCCTTCGGCCGCGCCCTCTGCGCCATGGTCACGCCCTTCACGGAGACGGGCGCCCTCGATCCCGGCGGCGCGGCACGCCTCGCCGACCATCTGGTGACCGGCGGCTGCGACGGCCTGGTGCTCTCCGGGACCACGGGTGAGTCGCCCACCACGACCGACGCCGAGAAGACCGCGCTCGTCCGGGCGGTGCGGGAGGCGGTCGGCGACCGGGCGGCGATCGTGGCGGGCGTCGGCACTTCCGACACCCGGCACACGGTGGAGCTGGCCCGGGCGGCCGAGAAGGCCGGAGCGGACGGACTGCTGGTGGTCGCGCCCCCTTACAGCAGGCCCCCGCAGGACGCGCTGGAGGACCATTTCCGGCAGATCGCGGACGCCTCCGGCCTGCCGCTGATGCTGTACGACATCCCGGCCCGCACCGGCACCCGCATCGAACCGGGCACGGTCCTCCGCCTCGCCGAGCACCCGCGGATCGTGGCGGTCAAGGACTGCTCCCACGACCTGCTGGGCGTCCAGCAGGTCCTCTCACGCACGGAGCTGGCGTACTACGCGGGCTGCGACGAGCACAACCTCGCCCTGTACGCGATCGGCGCCGCGGGCTACGTCAGCACGGTGGCCAACGTCGCCCCGGCCGGGCTCCGCCGCGTCCTCGACGTGTTCGACGCGGGCGACACGGCGCGGGCGGCCCGGCTCCAGCGGCGGGCGACGCCGCTGATCGGGCGGATGATGGCGGCGGGCCTGCCCGGCACGGTCACGGCCAAGGCCCTCCTCACCGCGCTGGGCCTGCCCGCGGGCCCGGTCCGCCCGCCCCTGCGCCCCGCCGGCCGGGAGACGGCCGACGAGCTGCTGGCGGTGTACGAGCAGTTCCTGCACTCCTGA
- the sufU gene encoding Fe-S cluster assembly sulfur transfer protein SufU — MKLDSMYQDVILDHYKNPHGRGLRDGDAEVHHVNPTCGDEITLRVKYDGTTIADVSYEGQGCSISQASASVLNELLVGKDLADAQKIQETFLELMQSKGKIEPDDAMEDILEDAVAFAGVSKYPARVKCALLSWMAWKDATAQALDGADAERKTA, encoded by the coding sequence GTGAAGCTGGATTCCATGTACCAGGACGTCATCCTGGACCACTACAAGAACCCCCACGGGCGTGGTCTGCGGGACGGCGACGCCGAGGTGCACCACGTGAACCCCACGTGCGGCGACGAGATCACGCTGCGCGTGAAATACGACGGCACGACCATCGCCGACGTCAGCTACGAGGGCCAGGGCTGCTCCATCAGCCAGGCGTCGGCCTCCGTGCTGAACGAACTCCTCGTCGGCAAGGACCTGGCCGACGCGCAGAAGATCCAGGAGACCTTCCTGGAGCTGATGCAGTCCAAGGGCAAGATCGAGCCCGACGACGCCATGGAGGACATCCTGGAGGACGCGGTCGCGTTCGCCGGGGTCTCCAAATACCCGGCCCGGGTCAAGTGCGCCCTGTTGAGCTGGATGGCCTGGAAGGACGCGACGGCCCAGGCGCTGGACGGCGCCGACGCCGAAAGGAAGACGGCATGA
- a CDS encoding phage holin family protein: MTGTTAPRPVRDEHHSVGELVGQATEQLSRLVRQEVALAKEELAEKGRRAGRGGGLLGAAGAVAYVGLFALAGTATAALSLALPVWAAALIVTAVLFVTAGLLAVAGRAQLRRAAPPTPEATLGSVRADVEEIRERAHR, encoded by the coding sequence GTGACCGGGACCACAGCACCCAGGCCCGTGCGCGACGAGCACCACTCCGTGGGCGAACTCGTGGGTCAGGCCACCGAACAGCTCTCCCGGCTCGTACGCCAGGAAGTGGCCCTCGCCAAGGAGGAACTGGCCGAGAAGGGGCGGCGCGCCGGACGCGGCGGCGGGCTGCTCGGTGCCGCGGGCGCCGTCGCCTACGTCGGTCTGTTCGCCCTGGCCGGCACGGCCACCGCCGCGCTCTCGCTGGCGTTGCCCGTCTGGGCCGCGGCGCTCATCGTGACGGCGGTGCTGTTCGTGACCGCGGGCCTGCTGGCGGTGGCCGGACGCGCCCAGCTCCGCCGAGCCGCACCCCCCACGCCCGAGGCGACCCTCGGCAGCGTCAGGGCCGACGTGGAGGAGATCAGGGAAAGGGCGCATCGATGA
- a CDS encoding cysteine desulfurase, which translates to MTQLPGLLDTEAIRKDFPILDRVLHDGKKLVYLDNAATSQTPRQVIDVLDEYYEQHNANVHRGVHVLAEEATALYEGARDKVAEFINAPSRDEVIFTKNASESLNLVANMLGWADEPYRVDHETEIVITEMEHHSNIVPWQLLAQRTGAKLKWFGLTDDGRLDLSNIDEVITEKTKVVSFVLVSNILGTLNPVEAIIRRAQEVGALVCVDASQAAPHMPLDVQALQADFVAFTGHKMCGPTGIGVLWGRQELLEDLPPFLGGGEMIETVSMHSSTYAPAPHKFEAGTPPIAQAVGLGAAIDYLNSIGMDKILAHEHALTEYAVKRLAEVPGLRIIGPTTAEDRGAAISFTLGDIHPHDVGQVLDEQGIAVRVGHHCARPVCLRYGIPATTRASFYLYSTPAEIDALVDGLEHVRNFFG; encoded by the coding sequence GTGACACAGCTGCCGGGCCTCCTCGACACCGAGGCGATCCGCAAGGACTTCCCGATCCTGGACCGTGTGCTCCACGACGGGAAGAAGCTCGTCTACCTCGACAACGCCGCGACCTCGCAGACCCCGCGCCAGGTCATCGACGTCCTCGACGAGTACTACGAGCAGCACAACGCCAACGTCCACCGTGGCGTGCACGTCCTCGCCGAGGAGGCCACGGCGCTGTACGAGGGCGCGCGTGACAAGGTCGCGGAGTTCATCAACGCGCCCTCGCGCGACGAGGTGATCTTCACCAAGAACGCCTCGGAGTCCCTCAACCTCGTGGCCAACATGCTCGGCTGGGCCGACGAGCCCTACCGGGTCGACCACGAGACCGAGATCGTCATCACGGAGATGGAGCACCACTCCAACATCGTGCCGTGGCAGCTTCTCGCGCAGCGCACGGGTGCGAAGCTGAAGTGGTTCGGCCTGACCGACGACGGCCGCCTGGACCTGTCCAACATCGACGAGGTCATCACCGAGAAGACGAAGGTCGTCTCGTTCGTGCTGGTCTCCAACATCCTGGGCACGCTCAACCCGGTCGAGGCGATCATCCGCCGCGCCCAGGAGGTCGGCGCCCTGGTCTGCGTCGACGCCTCCCAGGCCGCCCCGCACATGCCGCTGGACGTACAGGCCCTCCAGGCCGACTTCGTCGCCTTCACCGGCCACAAGATGTGCGGCCCGACCGGCATCGGCGTGCTCTGGGGCCGCCAGGAGCTGCTGGAGGACCTGCCTCCGTTCCTCGGCGGCGGCGAGATGATCGAGACGGTGTCGATGCACTCGTCGACGTACGCTCCCGCCCCGCACAAGTTCGAGGCGGGCACCCCGCCGATCGCGCAGGCGGTCGGTCTGGGCGCGGCGATCGACTACCTCAACTCGATCGGCATGGACAAGATCCTCGCCCACGAGCACGCGCTCACCGAGTACGCGGTCAAGCGGCTGGCGGAGGTCCCCGGCCTGCGCATCATCGGCCCGACCACGGCCGAGGACCGGGGCGCCGCGATCTCCTTCACCCTCGGCGACATCCACCCGCACGACGTGGGCCAGGTCCTCGACGAGCAGGGCATCGCGGTCCGCGTCGGCCACCACTGCGCGCGCCCGGTCTGCCTGCGCTACGGAATTCCTGCGACCACGCGAGCGTCGTTCTATCTGTACTCCACGCCGGCCGAGATCGACGCTCTGGTCGACGGACTGGAGCACGTACGGAACTTCTTCGGCTGA
- a CDS encoding TetR/AcrR family transcriptional regulator: MPRRYDPGRRQRIIDAALRVVADKGIAGLSHRSVAAEADVPLGSTTYHFRTLDDLLVAALRQADEGFAAVLAAHPALADPRADLAGELARVLGEWLGGDRTGVELEYELYLAALRRPALRPVAAAWAEGVAERLARRTDPGTARALVALMDGICLQVLLTGAPYDEAYAREALARVVSAGR, from the coding sequence ATGCCCCGCCGTTACGACCCCGGCCGGCGGCAGCGGATCATCGACGCCGCGCTCCGGGTGGTGGCGGACAAGGGCATCGCCGGGCTCAGCCACCGCTCGGTGGCGGCCGAGGCCGATGTGCCGCTCGGCTCCACCACGTACCACTTCAGGACCCTCGACGATCTGCTGGTCGCCGCGCTGCGCCAGGCCGACGAGGGGTTCGCCGCGGTGCTCGCCGCGCACCCCGCCCTGGCGGACCCCCGGGCCGACCTGGCCGGGGAACTGGCCCGCGTCCTCGGCGAGTGGCTCGGCGGCGACCGTACCGGCGTCGAGCTGGAGTACGAGCTCTATCTCGCCGCCCTGCGGCGTCCCGCCCTGCGCCCGGTCGCCGCCGCATGGGCCGAGGGCGTCGCCGAGCGGCTCGCCCGCCGTACGGACCCGGGCACCGCGCGGGCCCTGGTCGCGCTGATGGACGGCATCTGCCTACAGGTGCTGCTGACCGGCGCGCCCTACGACGAGGCGTACGCGCGCGAGGCCCTGGCCCGGGTCGTTTCCGCAGGCCGGTGA
- a CDS encoding antibiotic biosynthesis monooxygenase: MTRRTAAHPDLTRTDVAAPFFSTWRVGTPERQRQAVEAIARAWQRRPWPGEGLRAYHVYTGHDGETLMHHSRWVSEQAYEAFSKTRRQERVDEIDTAVPDIERLGLHRYRYHRSRERAAGDERTPGLIVTVRIGFEEAAAGRRADWIDLVLKALADEPAEHRGLIAAHFHLSTDGSHVLNYAEWESAPAYDEALAAPGRGIGAATELWERVRTYPGVTGFTGSRYDHALGLVPS; the protein is encoded by the coding sequence ATGACCCGCCGTACCGCAGCACACCCCGACCTGACCCGCACGGACGTGGCGGCGCCCTTCTTCAGCACCTGGCGCGTGGGCACCCCCGAGCGGCAGCGGCAGGCCGTCGAGGCGATCGCCCGCGCCTGGCAGCGCCGCCCCTGGCCCGGCGAGGGCCTGCGGGCCTACCACGTCTACACCGGGCACGACGGGGAGACGCTGATGCACCACTCGCGATGGGTGAGCGAGCAGGCGTACGAGGCGTTCTCGAAGACCCGCCGGCAGGAGCGCGTCGACGAGATCGACACCGCGGTGCCGGACATCGAGCGGCTGGGGCTCCACCGCTACCGGTACCACCGCAGCCGCGAGCGCGCCGCCGGTGACGAGCGCACCCCCGGCCTGATCGTGACGGTGCGGATCGGCTTCGAGGAGGCGGCGGCCGGGCGGCGCGCGGACTGGATCGACCTCGTGCTCAAGGCACTCGCCGACGAGCCGGCGGAGCACCGCGGCCTGATCGCCGCCCACTTCCACCTGAGCACCGACGGAAGTCACGTCCTCAACTACGCCGAGTGGGAGAGCGCCCCGGCCTACGACGAGGCCCTCGCCGCGCCGGGCCGGGGCATCGGTGCGGCGACGGAGCTGTGGGAGCGGGTGCGGACGTACCCGGGCGTGACGGGCTTCACCGGCAGCCGCTACGACCACGCCCTCGGTCTCGTGCCGTCCTGA
- a CDS encoding DUF3618 domain-containing protein translates to MTEPTDPTTPATPASGDAARTGPAARTAGGAKGPDELRRQIEQTRHELGDTVEELAGKTDVKGRAKARAADLRDRAGAMTVQLRSSAAQAGHTVQERAGRAGHAVEHGVPEPVRDLVRAGRRHPAPVLLAGAAAGAVVAAGMLRRRHNGHR, encoded by the coding sequence ATGACGGAACCGACGGACCCGACCACTCCGGCGACCCCGGCGAGCGGCGACGCCGCCAGGACCGGGCCGGCCGCGCGGACGGCCGGTGGGGCCAAGGGCCCCGACGAGCTGCGGCGGCAGATCGAACAGACCCGCCACGAACTCGGCGACACCGTCGAGGAGCTGGCGGGCAAGACCGATGTGAAGGGCCGCGCCAAGGCACGGGCCGCCGACCTGAGGGACCGGGCCGGGGCGATGACCGTGCAACTGCGCAGCAGCGCCGCCCAGGCCGGGCACACCGTGCAGGAACGGGCGGGCCGGGCCGGTCACGCCGTGGAGCACGGGGTGCCGGAACCCGTCCGCGACCTCGTCCGGGCCGGGCGCAGGCACCCGGCTCCGGTACTGCTCGCGGGCGCGGCGGCGGGCGCCGTCGTCGCGGCGGGCATGCTGCGGAGGCGGCACAACGGGCACCGCTGA